One Ranitomeya variabilis isolate aRanVar5 chromosome 5, aRanVar5.hap1, whole genome shotgun sequence DNA window includes the following coding sequences:
- the LOC143774683 gene encoding olfactory receptor 10A7-like — protein MGENNLTVDTDFYLLGFQLSHQLNIFLFCLLLVVYCLTICGNFLIIILVSTSKSLHTPMYFFLTQLSISDILLPTDIIPNTLHILLNNGASITFICCLNQFYFFAASEVFECFLLTAMSYDRYVAICNPLHYNSIMTGTHCLRMAAMCWVLGFSITLMYCVTISVLTFCGPNIIDHFFCDLVPLVELACSNTITIELEAYVTCILVLVIPIIIVIISYINIIVTILRFQSKVSRQKAFSTCSAHLIVVSIFYITLLSVYLSPKGGKSLKVDKLLSLLYTVFTPLMNPIIYSLRNSDIKKSLKEFINKFVICQDGKNNLLINYGK, from the exons ATGGGT GAGAACAACCTTACCGTGGACACAGATTTTTATCTTCTAGGATTTCAACTCAGCCATCAATTAAATATTTTCTTGTTCTGTCTTCTCCTGGTGGTTTACTGTTTGACAATATGTGGGAACTTCCTAATCATCATCCTTGTTTCCACCAGTAAAAGTCTCCACACTCCAATGTACTTCTTCCTAACACAACTGTCCATCAGTGACATCTTGTTACCAACTGATATCATCCCGAACACACTCCATATTCTACTTAATAATGGGGCGAGCATTACTTTTATATGCTGCTTGAATCAGTTTTATTTTTTCGCGGCCTCTGAAGTATTTGAATGTTTTCTTCTCACAGCGATGTCTTATGACCGATATGTGGCCATCTGTAATCCTCTTCATTACAACTCTATCATGACAGGTACCCATTGTCTAAGAATGGCCGCCATGTGTTGGGTGTTGGGTTTTTCCATTACACTGATGTACTGTGTAACAATATCTGTGCTGACGTTTTGTGGACCGAATATCATTGACCACTTTTTctgtgatcttgttcctctggtagAATTAGCCTGTTCTAACACTATCACTATTGAGTTAGAAGCTTATGTAACATGTATTCTAGTATTGGTCATCCCCATCATAATAGTTATTATTTCTTATATTAATATTATTGTCACCATCCTGCGCTTTCAGTCTAAAGTCAGTAGACAGAAAGCCTTCTCTACCTGTAGCGCCCATCTCATTGTAGTCTCCATATTCTACATTACTCTATTAAGTGTTTATCTTTCTCCAAAAGGAGGAAAATCTTTGAAGGTTGACAAACTCCTCTCTCTGCTATATACTGTGTTTACTCCATTGATGAACCCCATTATATACAGTCTTAGAAATTCTGATATCAAAAAATCTCTAAAGGAATTTATCAATAAATTTGTAATTTGTCAGGATGGTAAAAATAACTTATTAATCAATTATGGAAAATAA